Part of the Thermococcus sp. 18S1 genome, CGGTCAGCTCCTCCCTGAAGTAGTGCAGTCCGAAGCCGGGGTGTATGCACTGGGGGAGTATCCCTCCCAGGTAGTCGTTTTCATCTAGGAGGAGAACGTTCAGCCCCAGTTCCTTGGCCCTTACCGCGGCCGCCATGCCTGCCGGTCCGCCGCCGATGACCACAACATCGTAGTTCAGCATCGGAATCCCCGGGAACATCAGGCATCCCCCCTGAGAAGGGCCTTGACGTCGCCCACTCCAATCTCGCTTCCCTTACCTTTCAGGGTAACCTTCCACGGCTCAACGCCGTACTCCCTCGCGAGGAGCATGACTATCTTCGGCCTGCAGAAGCTCCCCTGGCATGTCCCGGTGGTTGCCTTCGTCCTGAACTTCACGGAATCCACGCTCGGCGTTTTAACGCCTATGAACTTCATCCTCTCGATGGCTTCAAGCACGTCTCCCTCGCTCACGTTGTTGCACCTGCAGACCACCTTTCCATAGGAGGGGTTCCTCTTTACGGCCTCGTTCACCCCTTCGGGACTCATCATGAAGAGGTGGCTTATCTCCTTCCTGTAGGGGTTCCACTTGGACTTCTCGACCAGTTTTATTCCCAGGTCACGCTGAATTATCTCGGCAACCTCGTACGCTATCGCTGGAGCGCTCGTCAGTCCAGGTGAACGGATTCCGGCGACGTTGATGAAGCCCCCGACCTCCTCCTCCGCTTTGATTATGAAGTCTCCCCCGCTGGGCTCCGGCCTCAATCCGGCAAAGGTTCTGATGACCTTGCTCCTCGGCGGAAGCTGGGGCCAGAGCTTCTTTGCCCCTTCCCAGACTTCTTCGAGCCCTTCTCTTGTGGTGGAAAGGTTCTCTTTCTCCTCCTGCGGCAGATCCTGGGCGTTCGGCCCTATCATCAGATGGCCGGATATCTCGGTTGTTACCACGATTCCCTTGCTTATCGGGGTCGGCGTCGGGAAGAGGACCCTCCTCGGCCCGGGGAGTCCCTCGTCAAAGAGCCAGTATTCTCCCTTCCTGGGGTGTATCTCGAAGTAGTCTATCCCGGCCATTCTCGCTATCCTGTCGGCGTAGAGGCCCGCGGCGTTGATAACTATATCCGCCTCGATGAAGCCGTCCTTAGTTTCAACCCCCCTAACCTCGCCGTTTTCGACCTTTATGCCGGTGACCTCTGTCTCGAGGTGAGTTTTTACGCCATTAGCTACCGCGTTCTCGGTTATCGCTATGACGGCTGGAATCGGTCCAATCTGCCCCACTATCGGAACCCACAGGGCACCTATCGCTTCAGGGGTCAGGTCCGGCTCGAGGTGGAAGAGCTCTCCCCTATCAACGAGCCTCATCTCGGGGACGCCGTTCTGCCTTCCACGCTCTAAAAGTTTCTCAAGCTCGTCGAAGTCCTCGTCCTTCGTCGCGACGATTAAAGCACCGTTCCAGACGTGGGGAATCTCGAGCTCCTTGACCCACTGGTGCCAGAGCCTGTTCCCCCTTATACACAGCTTTGCCCTCATTGGATACTTCTCCGGGTCATCGTCGTAACCGCCGTGGATCAAAGCCGTGTTCGCCTTGCTGACGCCCCAGCCAACGTCCGGGGCCTTCTCTATCAGGTGAACCTCGAGGTTCTCGTACCTGCTCAGGACGCGCGCTATGCTGGCTCCACTAATCCCCGCGCCTATTATGGCCACTTTCGTTTTCATACCCTTCACCTCGATTTAACTTGAGAAAGGACTTTCACTGTTTTAAAGCTTTCCTTAACCTTAAGTTTGGCTGAAAAGGGCGGACAGAACAGTTCTGGGCATGAGGGGGAAGGACATGGGTGGACACTCACCGAATGAACAGATATGGCGTTCGCCCTGCCGGCAACTTCAGGCTTTAACGATATGTCAAAGAAAGAGAGGGGCAGGAGCCGTGCGTTCGTCAGGCCCCAACAACCTTCGCCCAGCCCATCGCCCTTTTTACGGCCTCCTTCCAGCCGCGGTAGAGCCGCTCCCTCGTTTCTTCGTCCATCGTCGGTTCGAAGACCCTCTCCGCCTTCCACAGGCTCCTTATCTCCTCGAGGCTCTCCCAGTAATCGACGGCGAGACCTGCCAGATATGCCGCCCCCAAAGCTGTGGTCTCCTTCACGACGGGCCTGACGACGCGCCTGTTGAGTATGTCAGCCTGGAACTCCATCAGGAAGTCGTTCGCAGTCGCTCCTCCATCGACGCGGAGCTCCTTTATTCCGACGAGCCTCTCCATCTCCTCGACCACGTCGCGCGTCAGATATGCTATGGCCTCTAAAGTCGCCCTCGCGAGGTGCTCCCTGCCGGTTCCGCGCGTTATGCCGATTATCAGCCCCCTCGCGAACTGGTCCCAGTAGGGGGCACCGAGTCCAACGAAGGCCGGGACGAAGTAGACGCCTTCGTTGCTCTCAAGTTTTCTCGCGAGTTCTTCGGTCTCGGGGGCGCTCTTTATTATCCTGATTCCGTCGCGGAGCCACTGTACAGCGGCACCGGTTATGAAGACGCTCCCCTCGAGGGCATATGTGATCTTCCCGTTGAGTCCCCACGCTATCGTCGTGAGCAGGTTGTTGGAGTAGCGGACGGTCTTGCCTGTGTTGGCCAGGATAAAGCTCCCTGTCCCGTAGGTGGCCTTGACCATCCCCGCCTCGAATCCCGCCTGGCCGAACAGTGCCGCCTGCTGGTCGCCCGCGTCGCCGCTGACGGGTATCTCCGCACCGAGGAGTTCCCTCTTAGTGTAACCGTAGACCTCGCTCGATTCCCTGACCTCGGGCAGAACCTCCTCTGGGATGTTGAAGATTTCGAGAAGCTCATCGTCCCATTCGAGCCTCCTGATGTTGAAAAGCATCGTCCTTGAGGCGTTGGAGTAGTCTGTGACGTGCTCTCCGGTGAGGCGGTAGATTAGGAACGTATCGACGGTTCCAAAGAGAACCTCTCCCCTCTCGGCCTTCTCCCTCAAACCTGGAACGTTGTCGAGGAGCCACTTCAGCTTGCTGGCCGAGAAGTAGGCATCCGGCACGAGGCCCGTTTTCTCCTTGATTACATCACCGTATTCCCTCTTTATCTCCTCCACCATCTCAGCCGTTCTCCGGCACTGCCAGACTATCGCGTTGTGCAGCGGCTTACCGCTCCTGTCCCAGACTATCGTCGTTTCGCGCTGGTTGGTAACTCCTATCGCCGCTATCTGGCTTGGTTCGATCTTTGCCCTCTCCAGGGCGGTCTTGATGGCCCTGAACTGGGCGTCCCATATCTCCTCCGGGTTGTGCTCGACCCAGCCGGGCTTGGGGTAGTGCTGGGGGAACTCGTACTGGCCGACGCTTAGAACGTTGCTCTCTCTGTTGAAGATTATTGCTCTAGCCGAGGTAGTCCCCTCGTCGAGGGAGAGGATGAACCTTTCCATTGATGTCCACCGAAGAGGAAGAAAGAGCAAGGAGGTATATTAGGGATTCGGTCTTCACCTTAACCCTAACCGGGACAGGTACTCCACCATTCTCTCAACGTCGTTGACTATGACCCCATCGAAGAGTCCGCCCAGGCGGACGAGGTTATCGTTGGCGTAGTAGGTCTCGTCTTTGAGGGACCACAGAACGACCTTAAGGCCAGCCCCCCTGGCCATCTGGAGGGCGCCCACTGTTTTTTCCACACCGATGATTTCAAGCGCCTCCACCGGGGGATTTATTGACCACAAAGATAGCTCGCCGATGAGGGTAGGGAGCAGTGCGAGCGTCTCCTCCCTGTCCACGAGGAGCCCCATCCTCGTCTCCCTGTCGTGTTTCCTGTACTCCCTGAGGGCATCGATTAGGAACGAAGACACCATAACCCTCGACGGGTTGTTTGCCCCGATTATTGCGGCCGTCTTTTTCACAGCTTCTGCATCCTTTATCTCCACGTTGATTAGAACATCCTCCGGGAGGGCTTCGAAGGTTTCTTCGAGCGTTGGAATCCTCTCTCCGTTCCCAAAGTCCAGGGACTTCAGCTCGTCCAGCGTCATATCCTTGACTCTACCGCTCCCGTTGCTCGTCCTGTCAACCGTATCGTCGTGGATCACCACGACCTCCCCGTCCTTTGTCAGCCACACGTCCAGCTCAATTCCATCGGCACCCGCTTCAACTGCCTTTTTGAAAGCAAGAAGCGTGTTCTCGGGGTACTTAGCGGAGTAACCCCTGTGGCCGAGCAAGAAGACCTTCCTTTCCGCCACGAAAATCACCTCCTTGATACTCTCCTCAAACTGTAAAAACTTTTCTAAGTCTCGCAGGGTCGTCAGAGATGACGGCATCCACGAGCGGGAGAAGTTTGGGCACCCAGTGGAGTTCGTCCATCCCGTGGTTCCAGAGGTAGATTCTAAGTCCACGCTTTCTGAAGGTTTGGAGAAGGCTCCTAAACGCCCCGTATCCAACGTACGAAACGGCATCTATCGGCACGTGGAGGGAGTAGATGCCATTCAACCGTGGAACCCATATGATGGAGGAGTAGCCCACTATGGAAAAACCCACCCTGCAGTCGGGGCATGCCTTCAGAACGCTCTCCACTATCTCCGGTCTCTCCGAGGAAAAGACGGTTCTCTCGAGGGTCCCGTGCCGTTCCGCCTCCCTTAGCAGGGGTTCAACTGCATTGACTTCTTTAACGTCGGCGTTGAATACCGCACCGTTAAGTCGTATGAAAACATCCCCCACCCGTGGTATTATCCTTCCCCTCGGGTGCAGCCTTCTCAGCTCGACGAAGGTTAGATTTTTGAGGGAGTAGAAAGTCCCGTTGGAGTAAAAGCCCGCGTCGTGGTGGGTTACGAGCTTCCCATCGCGGGTCAGCCTCACATCGAACTCCACTCCATCCGCGTATCTGAGCGCCCTCTCGAAGGATGGCAGCGTGTTCTCGAGCCTCCCCCTGACCCCTCTGTGTCCAAGGATGAGAGGTCTCTCACTGTCCATAGTTGTCACCTCTCCAACCGCTCAAAAATGAGCTCACAAGTCTTAAAAGTTTCATCCGTGTATTTTCCCCGTTAATTAAAACCCTATAATCGGAGGGGGTGCAAGGATTGGAGTTTAAGTACAGCAGGATATTCATACTCGGTTTTGGATTTTTCGGGATAAGCATCATCTGGGCCCTCTACAACGCGTACATCCCGATTTTTCTCCAGGACACGTTCCACCTCAGCAAGACAGTGACTGGCTTCATCATGACCATCGACAACCTCTTCGCGGTTCTCCTGCTCCCGTTCCTGGGCGCGCTCAGCGACATGACGAGAACGCGGATCGGGCGGCGTAAGCCGTACATACTGCTGGGCGCACCGTCAGCGGCCCTGATGTTCGCGCTCATCCCGGTGGCGAGGACCCACGAAAGTCTGGCCCTCTTCATGGGAACGATTATCCTGATGAACTTCTTTATGGCGCTGTTCCGCTCCCCGGTCGTTGCGTTCATGCCGGATATAACGCCGAGCGAAAAGAGGAGCCAGGCCAACGGAATAATCAACTTCATGGGAGGTCTCGGCGCCCTGCTGGCGTACTTCGGGGGCAAGGCGCTCTACGACATGAACTACGCTTATCCGTTCTACTTCGGTGCCGCGATAATGCTCCTCGCCAACATACTCGTCGTTCTCGTCGTTCCGGAGCCTGAAGAGTACCGCGTTCCCGGGAAGAAGATAAGCCTGAGGAAACTGCTCTCAGAGACGTCCCACAAGAGCTTCGGTGAGCTGAAGGACAACCTCAAGGACGTGTTCACGAGTCACGAGAGGAGCCTCCTGGCGGTTCTCCTCGCGATATTCCTCTGGTTCATAGCCTTCAACTCGCTGGAGACCTTCTTCACCAGCTACGCCAAGTACTACCTCGGGATAGAGGAGAGCACCGGGGCCTTCATGCTCGGCGTCTTCAGCCTGAGCTTCATGCTCTTTGCAATCCCCGCCGGGTTCATCGGTGGCCGCTTCGGAAGGCGGAGAACGATAACCCTGGGCCTCATAATAGTCATTGGGATAATGATTGCCGCGTACCTCGTCGGCGAGGGCTCGAAACCCGAATCCAGCTCCCTGAGCGACCCCGTCGTCATGACGTTCATGGGCCTGTTCTTCGTGGGCGGTATGGGATGGGCCATGATCAACGTCAATTCCCTGCCGATGGTCGTGGACATGACGACCGAGGAGAAGCTCGGAGGCTACACCGGGCTCTACTACTTCTTCAGCCAGGCGGCAAATCTCGTTGCCCCGCCCTTCGCGGGTGCGTTCCTTGATGTTATCGGCTACAGGACCCTCCTGCCCTTCGCGACGCTCTTCTTCATACTCGCGGCCGTGGCGATGCAGTTCGTCCGGAGGGGCGACGTCGTTCGGAGGAAGGGGGATGCCCTCGACTACGTTCCGGACATGGATTGAGTTTAATTTTTTGCTCCTGTCTAATTTTATTGTTGAAATCCAAATCGCCATGAATTGCTAAGAATAAGGGGGTGGTACCATGGAACGGAAGTTCAACTGGGGTGTTGTTCTCGGTCTAGCCCTCCTGGGATTCAGCAGGAGCATGGGATGGGCCCTCAACAAGGGATTCTCTTTCCCCCTGCTCTCCGATTACACGAGTTCCGCCTTTGTGAAGGGAAGCATTCTGGCACTCGAGGGATTTATAGGCCTGATAATCCCGCCGCTCCTCGGCTACTACAGCGATACCCTCAAGTCAAGA contains:
- a CDS encoding glycerophosphodiester phosphodiesterase family protein, which encodes MDSERPLILGHRGVRGRLENTLPSFERALRYADGVEFDVRLTRDGKLVTHHDAGFYSNGTFYSLKNLTFVELRRLHPRGRIIPRVGDVFIRLNGAVFNADVKEVNAVEPLLREAERHGTLERTVFSSERPEIVESVLKACPDCRVGFSIVGYSSIIWVPRLNGIYSLHVPIDAVSYVGYGAFRSLLQTFRKRGLRIYLWNHGMDELHWVPKLLPLVDAVISDDPARLRKVFTV
- a CDS encoding glycerophosphodiester phosphodiesterase family protein, with protein sequence MAERKVFLLGHRGYSAKYPENTLLAFKKAVEAGADGIELDVWLTKDGEVVVIHDDTVDRTSNGSGRVKDMTLDELKSLDFGNGERIPTLEETFEALPEDVLINVEIKDAEAVKKTAAIIGANNPSRVMVSSFLIDALREYRKHDRETRMGLLVDREETLALLPTLIGELSLWSINPPVEALEIIGVEKTVGALQMARGAGLKVVLWSLKDETYYANDNLVRLGGLFDGVIVNDVERMVEYLSRLGLR
- the glpK gene encoding glycerol kinase GlpK, whose product is MERFILSLDEGTTSARAIIFNRESNVLSVGQYEFPQHYPKPGWVEHNPEEIWDAQFRAIKTALERAKIEPSQIAAIGVTNQRETTIVWDRSGKPLHNAIVWQCRRTAEMVEEIKREYGDVIKEKTGLVPDAYFSASKLKWLLDNVPGLREKAERGEVLFGTVDTFLIYRLTGEHVTDYSNASRTMLFNIRRLEWDDELLEIFNIPEEVLPEVRESSEVYGYTKRELLGAEIPVSGDAGDQQAALFGQAGFEAGMVKATYGTGSFILANTGKTVRYSNNLLTTIAWGLNGKITYALEGSVFITGAAVQWLRDGIRIIKSAPETEELARKLESNEGVYFVPAFVGLGAPYWDQFARGLIIGITRGTGREHLARATLEAIAYLTRDVVEEMERLVGIKELRVDGGATANDFLMEFQADILNRRVVRPVVKETTALGAAYLAGLAVDYWESLEEIRSLWKAERVFEPTMDEETRERLYRGWKEAVKRAMGWAKVVGA
- a CDS encoding NAD(P)/FAD-dependent oxidoreductase, with the translated sequence MKTKVAIIGAGISGASIARVLSRYENLEVHLIEKAPDVGWGVSKANTALIHGGYDDDPEKYPMRAKLCIRGNRLWHQWVKELEIPHVWNGALIVATKDEDFDELEKLLERGRQNGVPEMRLVDRGELFHLEPDLTPEAIGALWVPIVGQIGPIPAVIAITENAVANGVKTHLETEVTGIKVENGEVRGVETKDGFIEADIVINAAGLYADRIARMAGIDYFEIHPRKGEYWLFDEGLPGPRRVLFPTPTPISKGIVVTTEISGHLMIGPNAQDLPQEEKENLSTTREGLEEVWEGAKKLWPQLPPRSKVIRTFAGLRPEPSGGDFIIKAEEEVGGFINVAGIRSPGLTSAPAIAYEVAEIIQRDLGIKLVEKSKWNPYRKEISHLFMMSPEGVNEAVKRNPSYGKVVCRCNNVSEGDVLEAIERMKFIGVKTPSVDSVKFRTKATTGTCQGSFCRPKIVMLLAREYGVEPWKVTLKGKGSEIGVGDVKALLRGDA
- a CDS encoding SLC45 family MFS transporter, translating into MEFKYSRIFILGFGFFGISIIWALYNAYIPIFLQDTFHLSKTVTGFIMTIDNLFAVLLLPFLGALSDMTRTRIGRRKPYILLGAPSAALMFALIPVARTHESLALFMGTIILMNFFMALFRSPVVAFMPDITPSEKRSQANGIINFMGGLGALLAYFGGKALYDMNYAYPFYFGAAIMLLANILVVLVVPEPEEYRVPGKKISLRKLLSETSHKSFGELKDNLKDVFTSHERSLLAVLLAIFLWFIAFNSLETFFTSYAKYYLGIEESTGAFMLGVFSLSFMLFAIPAGFIGGRFGRRRTITLGLIIVIGIMIAAYLVGEGSKPESSSLSDPVVMTFMGLFFVGGMGWAMINVNSLPMVVDMTTEEKLGGYTGLYYFFSQAANLVAPPFAGAFLDVIGYRTLLPFATLFFILAAVAMQFVRRGDVVRRKGDALDYVPDMD